GGGTCTGGAGGTTTTGGGTTGGTAGCAGTGAACGAGGCCGGAACGTCGAGTGTGCGGCGTGTGCCGCTCATCGCCGGCAACTGGAAGATGAACCTCGATCATCTCCAGTCCATCGCGGTCGTGCAGAAGCTCGCCTGGACGCTCAAAGACGCCGGTCACGATTTCGGCGCGGTCGAGGTGGCGGTCTTCCCGCCGTTCACCGATCTGCGCAGTGTCCAGACGCTGGTCGCGGCCGACAAGCTTCCGATCGCGTTCGGCGGCCAGGACGTCTCCGAACATGACTCGGGCGCTTACACCGGCGAGATCGCTGCGTCGTTCCTCGCGGCACTCGAGGCCCGCTATGTGATCATCGGCCACTCGGAGCGGCGCACCCTGCACAACGAGACCGATGAGCAGGTCGCGGCGAAGACCGCGCAAGCGGTCAAGAACGGCATCTCGCCGATCGTCTGCGTCGGTGAGACGGCCGAAGACCTGGAGAAGCACGGCGCGAGCGCCGTTCCGGTCGCCCAGCTGCGTGCGGCCCTCGCAGGCATCGACTCGGCGGCGGACTTTGTCGTCGCGTACGAGCCCGTCTGGGCCATCGGCTCGGGCCAGGCGGCGACGCCGGAGCAAGCCGAGCAGGTCGCCGCGGCGCTCCGCGCTGTGATCGCGGAGGCACTGGGCGATGAGGTCGCGGCGAAGACCCGCATCCTCTACGGCGGTTCGGTGAAGTCGGGTAACATCGCCGGCTTCATGCGCGAGACGAACGTGGACGGTGCTCTCGTCGGCGGTGCGAGCCTCGATGTCGCCGAGTTCGCCGCGATCATCCGGTACCAGAAGCACGTGATCTGACGCGGCTGACCGTTATACTGGTCCTTGGTTTTCGTCGGGCACGGTCCGGCGCAGTGAAAGGGAAAGCGTGCAGATTCTCCAGGTCGTCCTGCAGGTGCTGCTGGGTATCACCAGCCTCCTGCTGACGCTGCTCATTCTGTTGCACAAGGGTCGTGGCGGCGGTCTCTCCGACATGTTCGGTGGGGGCGTCACCTCCAACCTCGGTGCGTCGGGGGTCGCGGAACGGAACCTCAACCGGATCACCGTCATCCTGGGCCTCATCTGGATCGTGTGCATCGTGGTCCTCGGTCTCATAACCAAGTTCAGCGCCTGACGGCGCACCCTTTTCACCAGAGGAGTATCAGTGGCATCCGGAGGAAGCGCCATTCGCGGTTCGCGTGTC
Above is a genomic segment from Leifsonia xyli subsp. xyli str. CTCB07 containing:
- the tpiA gene encoding triose-phosphate isomerase, coding for MNEAGTSSVRRVPLIAGNWKMNLDHLQSIAVVQKLAWTLKDAGHDFGAVEVAVFPPFTDLRSVQTLVAADKLPIAFGGQDVSEHDSGAYTGEIAASFLAALEARYVIIGHSERRTLHNETDEQVAAKTAQAVKNGISPIVCVGETAEDLEKHGASAVPVAQLRAALAGIDSAADFVVAYEPVWAIGSGQAATPEQAEQVAAALRAVIAEALGDEVAAKTRILYGGSVKSGNIAGFMRETNVDGALVGGASLDVAEFAAIIRYQKHVI
- the secG gene encoding preprotein translocase subunit SecG, which translates into the protein MQILQVVLQVLLGITSLLLTLLILLHKGRGGGLSDMFGGGVTSNLGASGVAERNLNRITVILGLIWIVCIVVLGLITKFSA